CCTACTTTATACGGAGATACGGAGCAAATAGCCCGGACGCCGGCCCACGGATTCAGCCAGGATTCCGCCGAACTTACCTGGGCATCATGCCGTCTGGACGGGATCTGCCGAATCCCGGCAGGACGCGAAGAAGTGTGCCAGGCAGGATGGCCTTTCGAAAGACCTGCCGGTAGGTCGCCCTTCCGGCAATCACATCCAGGTGATAGCCCATGATCTGCATGCCCATGGCCTCGAGTAGCCGGTCGCTCACCCAGGGCATGCGGTACAGGAGGAAGGCGAGGCGGCTGGCAGGCCGGATCTCTCGGAGAAATTCCCGATGCATGGCAGCTTCGTAAAGGCTCGAAGCGGCCGTATCCCCAGCGAGGTATCTCTCTATAGCGCATGAAACACCCTCCGCCTGTCTCAGGGCATGGAAGATCCCCTCGCCCGTGATGGGATCGCAAAGACCGGCGGCGTCTCCAAGGAGAAACGCCCCCGGGGGGATGACGCCCGCCGCCCTCGGAGGACCGACTGGAATGAGGTGCCCCCGGATGGACCTGGCCTCGTACCCATGGGAAATACCCTTTCTTTCGAGATACGCTTGGAGGTATCGCCTCATCCCTGGGACCTTCCGGTCAGCGGAGAAGACCCCGACCGAAAGGTGGTCGGCCTTGGGAAAGACCCAGCCGTATCCCCGGGGAACGGCCCAGAAATCGAAATCCACGGTCTTACGGAATCGCTCCAGATCCGCCCCGCGCCGGGGATAAACCTCGGCCTCGAGGGCGGGAACGGCTGCGTTCGGGGACAGCCCCAGACACCTTCGCACCCTGCTCATGACCCCATCGGCCCCGGCGACACACCGCGCAGTGACGACCCCGCATCCGGTCTCAAGCCGGAAGCCTTCCTTAGTCCTCTCTATGGATCCAACGGCACATCCTTCCCGAAAAAGCGCACCTGCCTCACGGGCCTTCTCCACAAGGAAGTGGTCGAAGCGATCCCGCATGACCATGCCGATCATGGGCTCCGGGACCTCAAGGGCAAGTGGGGCACAGCCCCTGAGACCGATCCGCGCCTTGACCGTCCAGTCCTCGACGATGCCGGAAAGATCAAAAGGCAGGAGGTCAATCGCCCGCCTCGTCAATCCACCACCGCAGGGCTTGTAACGGGGGAATCGGGCCTTGTCCACGAGGAGGGTCTGGATCCCCTTCTTCGAAAGGAGATGGGCGAGATACGCCCCAGCTGGCCCGGCCCCGCAGACTACCGCGTCAAAAGGGGAGATCACCTGCCGCCTTCCGAGATCTCCCTGGCGAGACGCTCCGCATTGGCGACGCAGTCATTGAAGCTCACACCGCCTACCCAGTTGCAGCAAACGGCAAGGCCTGGAAGTTGGTGAAGGGCCTCAGTAAGCCCGCGCATGAGGTCCCTATACCCTACCTCGTACTGGGGTATGGCCTCCTCCCAGCGGAAGATGCGAACGAACTCAGGGCTTTTTTCGATGCCAAGAAGGGAGGAGAGTTCCTCCATGACAAGCTCGGTGAGGGGCTCGTCCTTGAGACGGGCGAGTTCAGGGGCCCGCGCCCCTCCGACCAGGGTCCGTAAAAGGACGTAGCCCGCCGGGGCCCGGCCAGAAAAGATGGAGGAATCCCAGAGACATCCGAGGATCTTTCTTCCTTCGCACCGGGGGGCGAGAAATCCGAACCCGTCGAGCGGCCTACCGACAGAGGCCTCCTTCATGCCAAAGCAGACCACGCTCACCGGCGGGTAAGGGATGCGGGAGGCGATGTCGGTCACCTTGGGCGCGGCCTCTTGAAGAATGGCCCCGGACTGACGGGCAGGGACGGCAACGACCACATGGGTGGCCTCGACCGTTTCACCGCTTTTGAGGCCGACTTCCCATCGTCCGCCGCCCCTGGAAACAGAACACACCGGGGCATTCAGCCGTAGGGCTGGGCCGAGGGTTGCGCAAAGGGCCTTGACGATCTCTTCCATGCCTCCGGCAAAGGAGTGAAGGGTCCCTCCGGGTCCGGCCCCAGGCCCCTTCTTCCCCTTCCGTTTGGCCTCCCTGCCCAGGTGGATCATGGCCCGTATGAGGCCTCCGTAGTCCCGTTCCAGCTCGTGGATCCTAGGAAAACAACTGGCAAGGGAGAGCCTTTCCGGGTCACCTGCGTAGATCCCAGAGGCCATGGGGTCGATGAGGTGCAGATAGGCCTCCTTCCCAAGCCTCCTGCGCGCGAATGCCGCAAGGGATTCGTCTCGGTCCATGTCCCCTTTGGGGATCACGGCCTCAAGAAGGACCCGGAGCCTGCCTGAAAGACTCAAAAGCGGAGAAGAGAGAAAGGCACCTGGGCCATCCGGGAGCATGACGAGCCTGCCGTTTTTCACAACAAAACGCCTCCGGGCCTCGTCATTGCTACGGAGGGTCTCAAGACCGAGGGCCTTGGCGAGGGAGACCGTGGAGGGCTTGTTGTCAAGAAAGCCGTTCACCCCGCGCTCACAGAGGAAGCCCTCCTCCCGCTCGGTCCAGGCCTTTCCGCCGGCCCTTTCTTCCGCCTCGAGGACGAGGATCTCCCAGCCGGGCCTTTGATTTTTCAGAAACCAGGCCAAGGAAAGACCCGAAATCCCGGCGCCTACCACAACTACCCGAGCCACTTGGCCTCCGTGAGCCCTTTAAGCACGAGGCGGGCCAGGGCCTCGATGAAACGGGGACGGGTGTTGAGGGCAGGCGTCCTCACAAGGGTCCCGCCTTTCGCCCTCACCATGTCGCCAAAGAGCATGTCGATCTCGTAGAGGGTCTCGATGTGATCGGAGACGAAACTCACGGGGAGCACGAGGAACTTCCTCTTCCCGGACGCCAAAAGATCGTGAAGCAGGCGGTCGGTCGCGGGCTCGAGCCACTTGACCGGCCCGCTCCGGCTCTGGAATGAAAGGACTCCCTGCACCCCGGTGCATGCCTCGAGGGCCGCAATGGTCCGCTCGAGGTGCTGCACGTACGGGTCGCCCTCTTCGACCATCTTTTTTGGAAGGCTGTGGGCGCTGTAAACCAGGACGGCATCTTCTGAAAGACCACCGTGTTCGTCCCAGGGGCGCCCCAGGAGACGGGCCAGGCCCTCGCTGACCGTCTCGGTCAAGGCATCCACATAGAGGGGATCGTCCGGGTAGGAATCGATGACGCGGTATTCCATGCCGAGGGCCCTCGCGGCCCGCTCGAAATCGTCTATGGAAGAGCCGTTCGTGGCCCGGCTGTAGTGGGGATAAAGCGAGAGGGCGATGACGCGGCGCACCCCGAGGCGTGAGAGTTCAGCGAGTGCATCCGGCGTGCGGGGCCGCCAGTAGCGCATTCCGGATAGACACCGGCAGGTCTTTTCGCCGAGCGATTGGGAAAGGGCCTTTTCCAGGGCATGGGCCTGGGCCGCAGTGATATCGGCGAGCGGGCTCTTTCCGCCTATCTTTTCATAGGCGGCCCGGCTTTTGGGGGCGCGACGGAAGGAGATGATCCAGGCGATAACGGGTTGCAGAAAGGCCGGCCCCAGACGAATGATCTCCCGGTCCGAGAAGAGATTCTGGAGAAAGGGCCGGACTGCTGAAAGGGAATCCGGCCCCCCCATGTTTAGGAGGACCACCCCGATCATGCGAGACTCACCTCATGGACCAGGTCCACGAGCAATTTGGCCTTTTCCGGCGGGCACTCGGGGAGGATCCCGTGCCCCAGATTGAAGATGTGGGCCTTGGCGGATCGACCTTGACAGAGGATGGATTCCACCCGTTCCCTGAGGGCCTTTTCCGGCAGGAACAGGGCGCAGGGGTCGAGGTTGC
This DNA window, taken from Deltaproteobacteria bacterium, encodes the following:
- the hemG gene encoding protoporphyrinogen oxidase, with protein sequence MARVVVVGAGISGLSLAWFLKNQRPGWEILVLEAEERAGGKAWTEREEGFLCERGVNGFLDNKPSTVSLAKALGLETLRSNDEARRRFVVKNGRLVMLPDGPGAFLSSPLLSLSGRLRVLLEAVIPKGDMDRDESLAAFARRRLGKEAYLHLIDPMASGIYAGDPERLSLASCFPRIHELERDYGGLIRAMIHLGREAKRKGKKGPGAGPGGTLHSFAGGMEEIVKALCATLGPALRLNAPVCSVSRGGGRWEVGLKSGETVEATHVVVAVPARQSGAILQEAAPKVTDIASRIPYPPVSVVCFGMKEASVGRPLDGFGFLAPRCEGRKILGCLWDSSIFSGRAPAGYVLLRTLVGGARAPELARLKDEPLTELVMEELSSLLGIEKSPEFVRIFRWEEAIPQYEVGYRDLMRGLTEALHQLPGLAVCCNWVGGVSFNDCVANAERLAREISEGGR
- a CDS encoding geranylgeranyl reductase family protein, which translates into the protein MISPFDAVVCGAGPAGAYLAHLLSKKGIQTLLVDKARFPRYKPCGGGLTRRAIDLLPFDLSGIVEDWTVKARIGLRGCAPLALEVPEPMIGMVMRDRFDHFLVEKAREAGALFREGCAVGSIERTKEGFRLETGCGVVTARCVAGADGVMSRVRRCLGLSPNAAVPALEAEVYPRRGADLERFRKTVDFDFWAVPRGYGWVFPKADHLSVGVFSADRKVPGMRRYLQAYLERKGISHGYEARSIRGHLIPVGPPRAAGVIPPGAFLLGDAAGLCDPITGEGIFHALRQAEGVSCAIERYLAGDTAASSLYEAAMHREFLREIRPASRLAFLLYRMPWVSDRLLEAMGMQIMGYHLDVIAGRATYRQVFRKAILPGTLLRVLPGFGRSRPDGMMPR
- the hemH gene encoding ferrochelatase, producing MIGVVLLNMGGPDSLSAVRPFLQNLFSDREIIRLGPAFLQPVIAWIISFRRAPKSRAAYEKIGGKSPLADITAAQAHALEKALSQSLGEKTCRCLSGMRYWRPRTPDALAELSRLGVRRVIALSLYPHYSRATNGSSIDDFERAARALGMEYRVIDSYPDDPLYVDALTETVSEGLARLLGRPWDEHGGLSEDAVLVYSAHSLPKKMVEEGDPYVQHLERTIAALEACTGVQGVLSFQSRSGPVKWLEPATDRLLHDLLASGKRKFLVLPVSFVSDHIETLYEIDMLFGDMVRAKGGTLVRTPALNTRPRFIEALARLVLKGLTEAKWLG